A window of Flammeovirga kamogawensis genomic DNA:
GCTAAATTGCAAGTATACTTTATTGATAACGAAGATTATTTCCATAGAAAATCTGTTTTCAGAGATAAGAAAAGCGATGAGTTTTTCGAAGATAATGATGATAGATCAGTATTTTTCTGTAAAGGGGTAATCGAAACTGTAAAGAAATTGGGCTGGGCTCCAGATGTTGTTCATTGTAACGATTGGTTCACAAGTTTCATTCCTTTATATTTAAAAACTTCATATAAAAATGATCCTATGTTCAAAAATGCAAAAACTGTATTTACAGTTTATGATACGCAGTTTGATCATAAATTCGATCATGATGAATTGACTAAGAAAGTGAAAATGCTTGATATCGATGATTCAATGCTTCAAGATCTTTCAACAGCAGATTACAACAGTTTTATAAAAATTGGTTCAGAATATGCCGATAAAGTAACTAAAGGATCTCAATCAATTAATGATTCAGTTGCTGAAGTTTTATCTGGATATGGTGAAAAAGTTGCTGAAGATATTCAAGAAGGAGATGAATATGCAGAGTCATATTATGATATATATACTGGATTAGCAGAGTAATTTTTGCTTTTTAAGTATTTTTATAAAAAAAAGGCTGTCGAAATACGATCGATAGCCTTTTTTGTTTGTGTACTTCTATATAATTTGCAATTTTTGTCGAACCGTATTTATACTTTGCTTTCAACCATTTTACCGAATCCATTGTCATTCCAATGAAAGGTTATATAAGTGAACCTTTTTAAATGATATTTTCCGAGATGAATATAAAAACAGTTTTTACCAGAGCGATTTTATTTTTTGCAATTATTTTTTGTTTTGCATGTGAGCGAACAGACTTACAAACTATCGTTATTGGTGGTGATCTAATAGATGACCAGACTCAAATGTGTTACGCAGATACTTTTGAAATAGATGTGGAAACACATTATATGGATTCTTTATATACAAAGAATGGAGCTTACTTCTTAGCTGGTTATGTAGATAATGGAGCAGAGATAGGCCAAACAAAAACGTCTGCTTTTACTCAATTAAGTATTGGGTCTGAAGAAGCATTAAACTTTGATGACAGGGAACTTGATTCATTATCACTTTCATTGGCATTAGACAAGACTTCTATTTATGGTGATACTTCACAAACTATCACATTGGAAGTTTATGAACTAAGTGAAACTATTAAAGGTGATTCTGCAGAATATTTCTCTACAGATTCTGTAAAATATTATACTGAAGTTTTAGGCTCGAGAACTTTTAAAGTTTCAGATATTGAAACAGATACTGTTAATATTGTGTTATCTAACACATTTGGTCAAAAAATAATTGATGGAGCTGAATATGCTGATCAAGATGATTTTGCTAGTAAAATTAAAGGTTTGGCTATTCGTGTAAAAGATGGACAAACTGCAGCTTGGGCTGGAAAGTATAGTTTGGAAAATTATGGTACTGTAATGAATTTACATATGCATTACTTCGGTGACACGAATGAAGATACTATTCGTACAACATACTATTTTGGTTTTAAAGAAAGATTTAATCAGATTGATTATACACCTGGAACATTAACTCAAAACATTAAAATTGGGGATGTTGTTAATTCTGAAAATTCAAGTAATTATGGTTTTGTATTCGAAGGTACAGGTATGGTAGCAAGAATTAAATTTCCTTCTTTAGTGAATCTATTTAGAAAAACAGGGCAAGCAATTACAAGTGAATCAGATACAATACGTGAAGTTCATATCAATCAAGCACAGTTAGCAATATCAGCTATCGGTGTTGATGATCCAGAATTTAAAATTTATCCAGCAACAAATACTCCTCCACCAAGTGGATTATATTTTGGTTTTATGAATTCAGATGGTACAATTCAAACTGTATCTCCAGATTCTAAACAATATAAATTATTACAAGCACAGTATCCTTCTTCAGGAGATTATCAAATTCCATATAGTTCTTCTACTCAAGTTTACGGTTGGGCAAAACTAGCCGAATACTTACAAGAGAGAACATTTAGAGAAATTGAAGGATTACCTTTGGAAGATGATGGCCTAGTAATTTTACCCAATCAACAATCAACTTCAATAAGAAAACTTATTTTCGCAGATGATAAGAATCCGTTAAATCATCCGCTAAATGGTCAAGCAATGAAACTTAAGCTAATTGTTTATTATGCTGTTTTCAACGACCCAACTTACATTTGTAATTAAATTATTATTCATCACAAACAAATAAACTTATGTGCGGAATTGTCGGTTACGTAGGACATAGACAAGCACTTGACATTCTTATCAAAGGCTTAGAGCGCTTAGAATATCGCGGTTACGATAGTGCCGGTGTATCATTAATAGAAAATAAAGACGTTAAAGTTTTTAAGTGTAAAGGCAAAGTTGCAGATTTAAAAAAGCAATTAAAAGGTCAAGACACTAAAGGCTCTACAGGAATAGGACATACACGTTGGGCTACTCATGGTGCACCTAACGATGCAAATGCACATCCTCATTACTCTTCAGATTCAAAATTAGCAATGGTTCATAATGGAATTATTGAAAATTATGGTGCATTAAAAGAAACATTAATTGAAAGAGGACATGTTTTTCATAGTGATACTGATACAGAAGTATTTATTCACTTTATTGAGCAGGTTCAAAAAGATAATAACTGTCCTTTAGACGAAGCAGTACGTATAGCTTTAAATGAAGTTATTGGAGCATACGCTATTGTTATAACAAGTGAGGATAATCCAGGTCAATTAGTTGCTGCTCGTAAAGGAAGTCCACTAGTTATTGGCGTTGGAGAAAATGAATTTTTCTTAGCATCTGATGCTACACCTATCATTGAGTACACAAAAGATGTTGTGTATATTAAAGATGAGGAAGTAGTTTTATTAAAGGATGGTGAGATGATAATTACTGATGTTAAGAATGAAGTGCAAACTCCATATCTTCAAACATTAGAATTAGAACTAGAAGCAATTGAAAAAGGTGGGTATGATCATTTCATGATGAAAGAAATCATGGAACAGCCTAAGTCTGTTGCTGACTGTCTTCGAGGTAGAGTGATTGCTAAAGACAACCATGTTAAATTGGGTGGTATTTTTAATCATTTTGAAGATTTATTAAATGCAAATAGAATAATAATTGTTGCTTGTGGTACTTCATGGCATGCAGGTTTAGTTGCTGAATATATCATTGAAGAATTAGTACGTATTCCTGTTGAGGTGGAGTATGCGTCTGAATTTAGGTATAGAAATCCAATTATTGGAAAAGGTGATGTTATGATTGCTATTTCTCAATCAGGAGAAACGGCAGATACCTTGGCAGCAATGTCTTTGGCAGAATCTAAAGGAGCAACTGTTATTGGTGTTTGTAATGTGGTTGGGTCATCAATTGCAAGAAACTCTCATGAAGGTGCTTATACACACGCTGGACCAGAGATTGGTGTTGCAAGTACAAAAGCATTTACTGCTCAGTTGACTGTTTTGACAACAATGGCATTAATGTTAGCAAAGGAAAAAGGATCTTTAACGGAGGCTCAATTACATGATCTTTTGGTTGAATTTGAAAATATCCCTGCGAAGATTGAAGCTGTTTTAAAAACAGATGCTAAAATAAAAGAAATGTCAGCATTGTATAAAGATGCTAAAAACTTCTTATATTTAGGTAGAGGATTTAATTTCCCTGTTGCACTAGAAGGTGCTCTGAAACTAAAAGAGATATCATATATACATGCAGAAGGTTACCCAGCTGCAGAAATGAAACATGGTCCTATTGCTTTGATTGATGAAGAAATGCCTGTAGTTGTTATTGCAACTAGAGATAGTTCTTATGATAAAGTAGTTTCAAATCTTCAAGAAGTAAAAGCTCGTAGTGGTCGAGTAATAGCTATCGTAACAGAAGGAGATGCTTTAATTCCGAACATGGTAGACCATGTAATTGAAGTTCCTGATACTCATGAAGTATTGATGCCTATGATTTCTTGTGTACCATTACAGTTACTTTCATATCACATTGCTGTTATGAGAGGTTGTAATGTAGATCAACCAAGAAACTTGGCAAAATCAGTTACAGTAGAATAATAATATACAGCAGTAGTTATTAGTAATAACATTAATAACTACTGTGTTTTGATTTTAAATATGCGCGACGAATATACGTACAATACAGGTAGAACAGATATCATCCTAAAAGAGTATGGTAGAAATATTGAACAACTTGTAAAGTTTATATCATCTTTAGATGACAAAGCTTTAAGAACTCAATATGCTTATACTTTAATTGCATTAATGAAGCAATTGCATCCAATTCAAAAACAACTAGATGATAGTCAACAAAGAATATGGGATCACTTGCAAGTAATGTCGGATTTTGAATTAGATATTGATTCTCCTTATCCAACACCCACTGAGAATATGATGTTTAAAAAACCTCGTAAAGTGGAGTATAATTAAACACATATTCGTTTTAAGCATTTTGGTAAGAACTTAGAGTTAATGGTAAAAAGTGCTTTAGAGCAGGAAGACCAAACTGCTAAGGAAATCGCTTTTACTAAAATTGTCCATTTAATGAAGTCATTCTATTCTGCTCAAGTTAATGATCAGATTGAGGATGAGGTTATTATTAATACGTTGAACTCTTTGGCTAAAGGCCAAATCAACATGAGGGAGATTAAAGAGAAGTATCCTGAATGTTTTAAAAATGTGAAATTACCACCATCTTCTGGAAATAATAAAGGAAACATGCAAGGTAATAATAGCAATCATTCAAATCGTTCAAACAATTCAAATCGCTCTAATAATAACAATAATAAAAACAGGAGGAAAAAGAGGAGAAAGTAATTACCCTCTTAAGTAAGTTGTTATGTAATAAACAACTCCTAAGAATAACATCATTATAGCTGTTGCTTTATTTAATCTCAAATATCTACTTGAGAATGATAGAACACCTGCTAAAAGACATATAAGTATCGCAAAGATCAAATCATAATTAAGGGTATAATCGTATAAGGTTGTACCCTTAATTGTTAATAAAGAAGGAGCAATTAAAAAGTTTATAATGTAAGAACCCATAATATTTCCAATAGCAATATCATGTCTTTTACTTTTTAATGCTGATAAGGTGGTTGTGATTTCAGGCAATGAAGTACACACAGCCATTATACTAACACCAATGAACCTTGGGTTAAGACTAGTATATTCACTAAGTAATAGAGCTTCTACAACAGATATATAAGCCCCACCAGCAATAATTAAAAAGCCAATTATAATATCTCTAACAATAAAATGATGTGAAAGAATACCTTTAGGAATTCTTTTAATCATTAAAATTTCTTTTTTGTTTTTAGAGCTACCAAAAATTATCAAGTAATAGGTAATAAATAAGCCAATTAAAAAGATACTATCAAGAGATGATAACGTATTTTCAGTAGCGTTAAAAAATAGTTTTTTATTGAGCAACAAGAATAATAAAGAGCCACTTAAAACGGCAAAAAATGTATCTCTATAAATATTTTTTGCAATTACTCTAATATTTACAAAAAGAGCTGATATACCTAAGCCAAAAACAATATTGAAAGTATTACTACCTATGATCGTCCCAAAGGCTAATGTTTCTGCACCTTTATAACTAGAGATAAGTGCTACAGAAATTTCTGGAATAGAAGTACCCAAAGCGACTAAAGTTAAACCTATATGTACACCAGAGAAGTTTGTTTTAGCAGATAGTACAGTAGCTCCTTTAGTTAACATTAAAGCTCCTTGCCTCATAAGGAGAATACCTGTTAAACTTATTAGAATATGAATAAATATATCCATCGAATACTATAAATGAAGATTGAAGTGATCAGCATCTAAATGAGCAGGGAATTTTTCTCGAATACTCTGAACTTCATTATAATCGAGCGTTACAATTTTGATTTCATCTTCTTCATTCGGAACGTTTAGTAATTCACCTTTTGGTGTGTAAGCAACAGAAAATCCATTGTAATCAATCCCATTTTGATCTGCACCAACTCGGTTAACACCAATACTAAAGCTTAAATTCTCGAGCCCTCTTGCGTTTAATAAGGTCTGCCAAGCAGAGATTCTAGCTTTAGGCCAATTACCTATGCATAATAAAATATCATAATCGTTATTTGTATTTCTACACCAAAGGGGAAACCTTAAATCATAACAAATAATAGGATTAATTCTCCATCCTTTCCATTCTTCAATTAATTGGAAATTACCAGGACTAAAAGTCATATGCTCCGAACCCATTTTAAAAAGGTGTCTTTTATCATAATGGGAGAGTGTGCCGTCAGGTTTTACAAAAAGAAGACGATTAAAAATTTGACGATCTTGTCTAACTGGGTAACTACCAATAATAGCAGCATCAAGTCGCTTTGCTTGTTGTAGCATCCATTTAGTCGTCGTTAGACCAATTGGTTCTGATAGTTCAGCTGCAGAAGGATGAAAGCCTGTAGTGAATAATTCTGGAAAAACTACGAGA
This region includes:
- the glmS gene encoding glutamine--fructose-6-phosphate transaminase (isomerizing): MCGIVGYVGHRQALDILIKGLERLEYRGYDSAGVSLIENKDVKVFKCKGKVADLKKQLKGQDTKGSTGIGHTRWATHGAPNDANAHPHYSSDSKLAMVHNGIIENYGALKETLIERGHVFHSDTDTEVFIHFIEQVQKDNNCPLDEAVRIALNEVIGAYAIVITSEDNPGQLVAARKGSPLVIGVGENEFFLASDATPIIEYTKDVVYIKDEEVVLLKDGEMIITDVKNEVQTPYLQTLELELEAIEKGGYDHFMMKEIMEQPKSVADCLRGRVIAKDNHVKLGGIFNHFEDLLNANRIIIVACGTSWHAGLVAEYIIEELVRIPVEVEYASEFRYRNPIIGKGDVMIAISQSGETADTLAAMSLAESKGATVIGVCNVVGSSIARNSHEGAYTHAGPEIGVASTKAFTAQLTVLTTMALMLAKEKGSLTEAQLHDLLVEFENIPAKIEAVLKTDAKIKEMSALYKDAKNFLYLGRGFNFPVALEGALKLKEISYIHAEGYPAAEMKHGPIALIDEEMPVVVIATRDSSYDKVVSNLQEVKARSGRVIAIVTEGDALIPNMVDHVIEVPDTHEVLMPMISCVPLQLLSYHIAVMRGCNVDQPRNLAKSVTVE
- a CDS encoding sodium:calcium antiporter encodes the protein MDIFIHILISLTGILLMRQGALMLTKGATVLSAKTNFSGVHIGLTLVALGTSIPEISVALISSYKGAETLAFGTIIGSNTFNIVFGLGISALFVNIRVIAKNIYRDTFFAVLSGSLLFLLLNKKLFFNATENTLSSLDSIFLIGLFITYYLIIFGSSKNKKEILMIKRIPKGILSHHFIVRDIIIGFLIIAGGAYISVVEALLLSEYTSLNPRFIGVSIMAVCTSLPEITTTLSALKSKRHDIAIGNIMGSYIINFLIAPSLLTIKGTTLYDYTLNYDLIFAILICLLAGVLSFSSRYLRLNKATAIMMLFLGVVYYITTYLRG
- a CDS encoding amidohydrolase, with the protein product MRHQEQLKIALVQTSIHWMNPTANMAELEEKLSEIEDENVDLVVFPELFTTGFHPSAAELSEPIGLTTTKWMLQQAKRLDAAIIGSYPVRQDRQIFNRLLFVKPDGTLSHYDKRHLFKMGSEHMTFSPGNFQLIEEWKGWRINPIICYDLRFPLWCRNTNNDYDILLCIGNWPKARISAWQTLLNARGLENLSFSIGVNRVGADQNGIDYNGFSVAYTPKGELLNVPNEEDEIKIVTLDYNEVQSIREKFPAHLDADHFNLHL
- a CDS encoding DUF4270 domain-containing protein: MNIKTVFTRAILFFAIIFCFACERTDLQTIVIGGDLIDDQTQMCYADTFEIDVETHYMDSLYTKNGAYFLAGYVDNGAEIGQTKTSAFTQLSIGSEEALNFDDRELDSLSLSLALDKTSIYGDTSQTITLEVYELSETIKGDSAEYFSTDSVKYYTEVLGSRTFKVSDIETDTVNIVLSNTFGQKIIDGAEYADQDDFASKIKGLAIRVKDGQTAAWAGKYSLENYGTVMNLHMHYFGDTNEDTIRTTYYFGFKERFNQIDYTPGTLTQNIKIGDVVNSENSSNYGFVFEGTGMVARIKFPSLVNLFRKTGQAITSESDTIREVHINQAQLAISAIGVDDPEFKIYPATNTPPPSGLYFGFMNSDGTIQTVSPDSKQYKLLQAQYPSSGDYQIPYSSSTQVYGWAKLAEYLQERTFREIEGLPLEDDGLVILPNQQSTSIRKLIFADDKNPLNHPLNGQAMKLKLIVYYAVFNDPTYICN
- a CDS encoding glycogen/starch synthase; this encodes MSKLKILYVSSEINPFLKTSEVADYVRKLPQSMQERGMEIRIMVPRFGLINERKNRLHEVVRLSGMNIAVGEDEKPLTIKVASIQSAKLQVYFIDNEDYFHRKSVFRDKKSDEFFEDNDDRSVFFCKGVIETVKKLGWAPDVVHCNDWFTSFIPLYLKTSYKNDPMFKNAKTVFTVYDTQFDHKFDHDELTKKVKMLDIDDSMLQDLSTADYNSFIKIGSEYADKVTKGSQSINDSVAEVLSGYGEKVAEDIQEGDEYAESYYDIYTGLAE